The following coding sequences lie in one Halarsenatibacter silvermanii genomic window:
- the tatA gene encoding twin-arginine translocase TatA/TatE family subunit, with product MFGLGAPELIIILGIILIIFGPGRVPEMGRAIGSGIRELKNASKEVEEVSVIDEDKDE from the coding sequence ATGTTTGGACTGGGCGCTCCTGAATTGATTATAATTCTGGGGATAATCCTGATAATCTTTGGCCCCGGCAGAGTACCGGAGATGGGAAGAGCTATAGGTTCGGGTATAAGAGAGCTTAAAAATGCCAGCAAAGAGGTGGAGGAAGTTTCCGTAATAGACGAAGATAAAGACGAGTAA